One region of Cydia fagiglandana chromosome 17, ilCydFagi1.1, whole genome shotgun sequence genomic DNA includes:
- the LOC134672900 gene encoding uncharacterized protein LOC134672900 → PLPPAPRPSSKSVTFCSHCKYEKPYKLSDRDLRYYSDPGRDIPKTKKKPKELNRDSTDSDLKYYSEPDAKNYFEIDYEFLKELRRIARHNCPKCRRKRSRNYKETRKEKTKKSTRPKATYVYCNGRYHSDQEHCQLCCRVCNKSTDTLDSIDDDQYSLVSKSYSLPSSRATTSSRSRSTPKKTRERKNSTQSIKSVSFLESSNEESRKDEPNYTAKSFTNDLKQFLLKPTPPRLSLRDKFITSFKQEFEATKKSPKLKAIKGLWKSY, encoded by the coding sequence CCCCTGCCCCCCGCGCCGCGACCCTCCTCCAAGTCCGTCACCTTCTGCTCCCACTGTAAGTACGAGAAACCCTACAAGCTCTCAGACCGAGACCTACGCTACTACTCCGACCCGGGACGGGACATCCCTAAAACGAAGAAAAAACCCAAGGAACTCAACAGAGACTCCACCGATAGCGACTTGAAATACTACTCCGAACCTGACGCGAAAAACTACTTCGAAATTGACTATGAATTCTTGAAAGAGCTGCGCAGGATCGCTAGACATAACTGCCCTAAATGCAGACGCAAGAGATCCAGAAATTATAAAGAGACTAGAAAAGAGAAAACCAAAAAATCGACAAGACCTAAGGCGACATATGTCTATTGTAATGGAAGATACCATAGCGATCAGGAGCATTGCCAGCTGTGCTGCCGCGTTTGCAACAAATCTACAGACACGCTTGACTCTATTGATGATGATCAGTACTCCCTTGTGTCTAAAAGCTATTCCTTACCTTCTAGCAGAGCGACCACTAGCTCCAGATCCCGTTCAACACCTAAAAAAACTCGAGAACGGAAGAATTCCACGCAATCTATAAAATCTGTTTCGTTTTTAGAGTCAAGCAATGAGGAGTCTAGAAAGGATGAACCCAACTATACAGCAAAGAGTTTCACTAATGATTTAAAACAGTTTCTCCTTAAACCGACTCCACCGCGCTTAAGTTTAAGAGACAAGTTCATAACCAGCTTCAAACAAGAGTTCGAAGCGACCAAAAAATCCCCGAAACTCAAAGCCATTAAAGGCCTTTGGAAATCTTATTAA